The Stigmatopora argus isolate UIUO_Sarg chromosome 16, RoL_Sarg_1.0, whole genome shotgun sequence genome has a window encoding:
- the plpp1a gene encoding phospholipid phosphatase 1 isoform X2 — protein sequence MFETRGIPFVVLDVVCLVLAGLPFAILTARHKPFHRGFFCSDDSIKYPLKEDTISYQLLGGVMIPLTILTMIFGECLCVYLKRLQSKSSYGGYLARVYKSVGTFLFGAAMSQSLTDIAKYSIGRLRPHFLDVCKPDWKSSNCTPGVYVEDFTCTGNPTMVNEGRLSFYSGHSSFSMYCMLFLALYLQARMRTEWARLLRPTIQFFLIAASVYTGLSRVSDYKHHWSDVLTGLLQGALMAILVVFFVSDFFKQPLEAKKETDIPHASFQESPNGNHFESPN from the exons ATGTTCGAGACAAGAGGAATCCCATTTGTGGTTCTCGATGTCGTCTGCCTTGTTTTAG CTGGACTGCCGTTCGCAATACTCACAGCACGACACAAACCGTTCCACCGGGGCTTTTTCTGTAGCGATGATTCGATCAAGTATCCACTTAAAGAGGACACCATTTCCTATCAGTTGCTAGGAGGTGTCATGATTCCTCTCACAATACTCACT ATGATATTTGGCGAGTGCCTGTGTGTGTACCTCAAGCGCCTGCAGTCCAAGTCGTCATATGGGGGCTATCTGGCACGCGTTTACAAGTCGGTGGGTACCTTCCTCTTTGGTGCCGCCATGAGCCAGTCGCTCACCGACATCGCCAAGTACTCCATTGGCCGCTTGCGGCCGCACTTCCTGGACGTGTGCAAGCCTGACTGGAAGAGCAGCAACTGCACACCTGGAGTCTATGTGGAGGATTTTACCTGCACCGGAAACCCTACCATGGTCAACGAAGGCAG GTTATCTTTCTATTCTGGCCATTCATCCTTCTCCATGTACTGCATGCTTTTCCTGGCG cTGTACCTGCAGGCCCGCATGCGCACTGAGTGGGCTCGCCTGCTTCGGCCAACCATCCAGTTTTTCCTGATCGCCGCTTCCGTGTATACGGGTTTGTCACGCGTCTCCGATTACAAGCACCACTGGAGTGATGTGCTGACCGGCCTCCTGCAAGGAGCGCTCATGGCCATCTTGGTG gttttttttgtgtccGACTTCTTCAAGCAACCCCTGGAGGCCAAAAAGGAGACGGACATACCGCACGCCAGCTTTCAGGAGTCCCCAAATGGAAACCACTTTGAAAGCCCAAACTAA
- the plpp1a gene encoding phospholipid phosphatase 1 isoform X1, translating into MFETRGIPFVVLDVVCLVLAGLPLAAFNLGKIRPYQRGFFCSDDSIKYPFHHGTVTSTVLYTVGFSLPICCMIFGECLCVYLKRLQSKSSYGGYLARVYKSVGTFLFGAAMSQSLTDIAKYSIGRLRPHFLDVCKPDWKSSNCTPGVYVEDFTCTGNPTMVNEGRLSFYSGHSSFSMYCMLFLALYLQARMRTEWARLLRPTIQFFLIAASVYTGLSRVSDYKHHWSDVLTGLLQGALMAILVVFFVSDFFKQPLEAKKETDIPHASFQESPNGNHFESPN; encoded by the exons ATGTTCGAGACAAGAGGAATCCCATTTGTGGTTCTCGATGTCGTCTGCCTTGTTTTAG CGGGCCTGCCTCTGGCAGCCTTTAACCTGGGTAAGATCCGTCCCTACCAGAGGGGCTTTTTCTGTAGTGACGACAGCATCAAGTACCCTTTCCACCACGGTACCGTCACCTCCACCGTGCTCTACACGGTGGGCTTCTCTCTGCCCATTTGCTGC ATGATATTTGGCGAGTGCCTGTGTGTGTACCTCAAGCGCCTGCAGTCCAAGTCGTCATATGGGGGCTATCTGGCACGCGTTTACAAGTCGGTGGGTACCTTCCTCTTTGGTGCCGCCATGAGCCAGTCGCTCACCGACATCGCCAAGTACTCCATTGGCCGCTTGCGGCCGCACTTCCTGGACGTGTGCAAGCCTGACTGGAAGAGCAGCAACTGCACACCTGGAGTCTATGTGGAGGATTTTACCTGCACCGGAAACCCTACCATGGTCAACGAAGGCAG GTTATCTTTCTATTCTGGCCATTCATCCTTCTCCATGTACTGCATGCTTTTCCTGGCG cTGTACCTGCAGGCCCGCATGCGCACTGAGTGGGCTCGCCTGCTTCGGCCAACCATCCAGTTTTTCCTGATCGCCGCTTCCGTGTATACGGGTTTGTCACGCGTCTCCGATTACAAGCACCACTGGAGTGATGTGCTGACCGGCCTCCTGCAAGGAGCGCTCATGGCCATCTTGGTG gttttttttgtgtccGACTTCTTCAAGCAACCCCTGGAGGCCAAAAAGGAGACGGACATACCGCACGCCAGCTTTCAGGAGTCCCCAAATGGAAACCACTTTGAAAGCCCAAACTAA